The proteins below come from a single Opitutales bacterium genomic window:
- a CDS encoding glutaredoxin family protein, with amino-acid sequence MYVKPGCPWCKLARDFFSDRGVDLEERDVISDKAAWTRMEEISGQTKTPTLEYGDFVVADFDPDEFMAAVDKKPEIKKALGL; translated from the coding sequence ATGTATGTAAAACCGGGCTGCCCATGGTGTAAGCTCGCACGAGACTTTTTCTCTGACCGAGGTGTAGACTTAGAAGAGCGTGATGTCATCTCCGATAAAGCCGCTTGGACACGTATGGAAGAAATCAGCGGGCAGACCAAGACACCCACTCTCGAATACGGTGATTTCGTGGTAGCAGACTTCGACCCCGATGAATTCATGGCCGCAGTCGACAAAAAGCCTGAGATCAAAAAGGCGCTTGGATTATAG